A window of Halomonas sp. GFAJ-1 contains these coding sequences:
- a CDS encoding cation transporter produces the protein MSESFTTWQARFEKLRSNKLFETVVIAIIVVSALMIGARTYEEASQFEQWLMYLDVAVTVFFLVELLIRMAAEKNLISFFKKGWNIFDFLIVTASLIPMDDSEMVLLARLLRIFRVLRLVSMIPELRLLLVSLVKSIPRMGYVALLMFIIFYIYAAIGSFIFHDVDEQLWGNIALAMLTLFQVATFESWATAVLYPTMEYYPYAWIYFLTFIFLNAFIFLNMMIGIVLDVMQKESALIDFESGEGEAAEMQGLRADVKELRSQLDRMEAALTQRADTPKTD, from the coding sequence ATGAGTGAATCCTTTACTACTTGGCAAGCCCGTTTTGAGAAGCTGCGCAGCAATAAGCTGTTTGAAACAGTAGTCATTGCCATCATCGTCGTGTCGGCCTTGATGATAGGGGCGCGCACCTATGAAGAAGCAAGTCAGTTTGAACAGTGGCTTATGTACTTAGATGTCGCGGTCACGGTGTTCTTTTTGGTTGAGCTACTGATCCGTATGGCGGCAGAAAAAAACTTAATCAGCTTCTTTAAAAAGGGCTGGAATATTTTTGATTTCTTGATTGTGACCGCCAGCCTCATACCCATGGATGATTCGGAGATGGTGCTGCTGGCACGCCTGTTAAGAATCTTCCGGGTGCTCCGCTTGGTGTCGATGATTCCAGAGCTTCGCCTATTGCTGGTGTCATTGGTTAAGTCGATTCCGCGCATGGGCTATGTTGCGCTGCTGATGTTTATTATCTTTTATATCTACGCCGCCATTGGCAGTTTTATCTTCCATGACGTGGATGAGCAGCTGTGGGGAAATATTGCCCTCGCTATGCTGACGCTGTTCCAGGTAGCTACCTTTGAGAGCTGGGCAACCGCGGTGCTTTACCCCACCATGGAATACTACCCCTACGCCTGGATCTATTTCCTGACGTTCATTTTTCTCAATGCGTTTATTTTCCTGAATATGATGATTGGTATTGTGCTGGACGTTATGCAAAAAGAGAGCGCACTGATTGACTTCGAAAGCGGCGAGGGGGAGGCTGCAGAAATGCAAGGATTGCGTGCCGATGTAAAAGAGTTGCGCAGCCAGCTGGATCGTATGGAAGCCGCGCTTACCCAGCGTGCCGATACACCCAAAACCGACTGA
- a CDS encoding 2-isopropylmalate synthase, which produces MMLPEPSKKYRPFVAVELPDRQWPNQRIETAPIWCSVDLRDGNQSLIDPMDQERKERLFDRLLKVGFKQIEVGFPSASQTDFDFVRSLIEQDKIPDDVTIQVLTQARPHLIERTFEALEGAKNAIVHVYNATDPMFRRIVFNVDKKECVQIAVDATAQIRDLMASHPETNWTFQYSPELFTTTEMDFAVEIVEAVMDTYAPSVDNRMIVNLPATVEVATPNNYADQIEWFCRHVKNRDTLIVSVHPHNDRGTGVAAAELTLMAGADRVEGTLFGNGERTGNVDIVTLAMNMYTQGVHPQLDFSNITPIMREVEYCNQLPVHPRHPYVGDLVFTAFSGSHQDAIKKGMADRRANPDAIWDVPYLPIDPLDVGRSYEAVIRVNSQSGKGGVSYLLEQEHGIELPRRLSIEFSQVVQEVAERTGKEITSQMIYQAFADEYLEQRTPFGLVSHRLSSEPDSPKVMLEAVVEKEGERQRLTGQGNGPLAAFIKALMANGQDVEIIDYHEHSRGQGADAEAIAYVEVRIDGKAVFGVGTDESITSASMKGVLSAINRHHSTQPVAANVTAETLG; this is translated from the coding sequence ATGATGCTGCCTGAGCCTTCAAAAAAATATCGCCCCTTCGTGGCCGTAGAGCTGCCTGACCGCCAGTGGCCTAACCAGCGTATTGAGACAGCGCCTATCTGGTGCAGTGTTGACTTGCGTGACGGCAACCAATCGCTGATTGACCCTATGGATCAAGAGCGTAAGGAGCGCCTATTTGATAGGTTGCTCAAGGTCGGTTTTAAACAGATTGAGGTGGGTTTTCCTTCGGCATCGCAAACGGACTTTGATTTTGTGCGCTCGCTGATAGAGCAGGATAAGATTCCTGACGATGTGACGATCCAGGTGCTTACCCAAGCGCGCCCACACCTGATTGAGCGCACTTTTGAAGCTTTAGAGGGCGCCAAAAATGCGATTGTTCACGTCTATAATGCGACTGATCCGATGTTTCGCCGGATAGTCTTTAACGTTGATAAAAAGGAGTGTGTGCAAATAGCAGTGGATGCTACGGCACAAATTCGTGACTTGATGGCGTCTCATCCTGAGACGAACTGGACGTTTCAATACTCACCCGAGCTGTTTACCACCACTGAGATGGATTTTGCGGTAGAGATCGTCGAAGCGGTGATGGACACCTATGCGCCGAGCGTTGATAACCGGATGATTGTTAACCTACCAGCGACGGTCGAGGTGGCCACGCCGAATAATTACGCCGACCAAATTGAATGGTTTTGCCGCCATGTGAAAAATCGTGACACACTGATTGTGAGCGTTCACCCCCATAATGATCGTGGTACAGGTGTGGCGGCAGCAGAGTTAACGCTAATGGCGGGCGCTGACCGTGTGGAAGGGACGCTGTTTGGTAACGGCGAGCGTACCGGTAACGTGGATATCGTCACCTTGGCCATGAACATGTACACCCAGGGCGTTCACCCCCAGCTCGATTTCTCCAATATTACCCCGATCATGCGTGAGGTGGAGTACTGCAACCAACTGCCGGTGCATCCGCGTCATCCGTATGTGGGCGATTTGGTATTTACCGCTTTTTCAGGCTCACACCAGGACGCGATCAAAAAAGGCATGGCGGATCGCCGGGCGAATCCTGATGCCATTTGGGACGTGCCTTACCTGCCTATCGACCCGCTTGATGTGGGCCGTAGCTACGAGGCGGTGATTCGCGTTAATAGTCAATCAGGCAAAGGCGGCGTTTCTTATCTGCTGGAGCAAGAGCACGGAATAGAGTTGCCACGCCGTCTCTCTATCGAGTTCAGTCAGGTCGTGCAGGAAGTAGCGGAGCGTACGGGCAAAGAGATCACCTCTCAGATGATCTATCAAGCCTTTGCCGACGAGTATTTAGAGCAGCGCACGCCCTTTGGACTAGTGAGCCATCGTCTCTCTTCTGAACCTGATAGCCCCAAGGTGATGTTAGAGGCTGTCGTCGAGAAAGAGGGTGAACGACAGCGGTTAACTGGGCAGGGTAATGGCCCGCTCGCGGCCTTTATAAAAGCACTGATGGCCAATGGGCAGGATGTAGAGATTATCGACTACCACGAGCACTCCCGCGGCCAAGGTGCTGACGCTGAAGCCATTGCCTATGTAGAAGTCCGTATCGACGGCAAAGCGGTGTTCGGTGTGGGCACAGATGAGAGCATCACCAGCGCTTCCATGAAAGGCGTCCTTAGCGCTATTAACCGTCACCACTCGACCCAACCGGTGGCAGCGAACGTGACGGCAGAAACGCTGGGTTGA